In Solidesulfovibrio carbinoliphilus subsp. oakridgensis, the sequence GGGACGGCCTCCCCGCCAAGGGCCGGGGCGGTGGCGGCCGGTGCGACCGGCGTGGTCGGCACGGCCGGCGCCTGCGAAGGCGCCGGCGCCCCGGGGACGGCCTGAGCCGCTTCGTCGGGAGTCTTTTTGGCCACGAACTTCAGGGTTTTGACCGAGCCCTTGCCGGCCTGGAACGGATAGAGTTTGTTGTCGAAGCGGATCTCCACCCCCGGGGCATTGCCCAGCCGCACAAGCAGGTAATCGGCGAAACGGCCGGTGAAGGTGTCGCCTTTTTCCAGCATGGTCTCGTGCATGGTGCCGCCGTCGGCGCCGGCCTGCAGCCAGCACCGGTCGTTGGCCACGATGGTGACCGTGTGGGGGCCGTGTTCGCCCACGGTAAAGGCCTTGGCCGAGGGGGCCGGGGCGGCCGGTTCGGGCGCGACGGGAATCGCGGGGGCGGCCGGGGCGGACGGACCGCTCGTGGCGATGTCCTGGGTGGCCCGGTCTTCGGCGCTCGGCTCGGGCAGGGTCGTGGCCTCGGCCTTGGGCGCGGGCGGCGCCACCGGCGCAGGCGTTTCCGCCGCCGGGGCGGGCGTCTGGGGCGGGGGTGCCTGTTCGGCAGGCCTTGGCACGACCGGAACCGGACGGGCCGGTTCCGATTCCGAAGCCAGGGGCGGGGCGGCGGGCTTTGCCGTGGCCTGGGGCGCGGCGCTTTCCGTCTCGTCACCGGACTTGGCCAGGACATGGGCGAAGAGATACCAGCCCAGGCCGGCCACCGCCAGGAACGCCACAAGACACAGGAGCGCGGGTACCAGGGGTACCTTGGAGGCCGGCTTCACGGCGCAGCCGCAGTCGTCCTCGGGAATGTCCTTTATAAGCGACACATTGCCCACGACCGGTTCTTCGGGCTGATAGACCTGGGAGAGCCGCCGGTTGAACTCCTCCTGGTCCACTCCGAGGAGCCGGGCGTAATTTTTGATAAACCCCTTGGCATAGACCGGGTGGGGCAAAACACTTTGGTTGCCTTCCTCAATGGCCGTGAGGCAACTGCGCGTGATCTTTATCTTGTCCGACACATCCTCGATGGTGAGGCCTTGCCGCTCCCGTTCCTCACGCAAAATAGTCCCTAACTCACGCAAATCCATATCAAAAACTCCTCTGTGACCACGACGCCGGGGGCGGGAGGACCCCCACGCGGCGGGCGGACCAAGCCCTACAGCTTGATCTCGATAACCGCCTTGGACCGCAGATTATCAATGTATTCCTGAAAAAGTTTATCGAACTTCTGCTTGTAGAGCATTTCCTGGATCTGGTCCCTGGCGCCCTCGAAGGAGGGACCGCCGGCCGGCGTCGGGGCGGGCGCGGCAGGAGCCGGGGTGGAGGCCGCCCCGGTGCGCAGGACCAGCAGCACGGCCTTGCCGTCGAGCATCACCGGCGGGCTGACCTGCCCGGCGGGCACGGACTTCAAGGCGTCGCGAAGCGGCGGAGCCAGATCCTTGGCCTGCACATCGCCGAGGTCGCCGCCCTGGTCCCGGCCGGGACCGATGGAATACTTTTTGGCCGCATCGGAAAACTTCAGGGATCCGGAAGTGATCTGGGCGCGGAGGTCGTCGGCCTGCTTTTTGGTGGCCACCATGATGAAGCCGATGGTGCCGGAAACCTTGGGGCCGAGGATGGACTTGGCCGTGGGCAGCGCGCCCTTGTTCTTCTCGTAATAGTCCCGGATCTCGTCGTCGGTGACCAGGACCTTGCGGTGCACCATGAAGCCGAGCAGACGTTTTTTCACGCTGTCAAGACGCATGCGCTCGCGGAAGTCCTTGAGCGTCATGCCTTCCTTGTTGAGTTCGGCCACGAACTGCTGCTGGGTCAGGTTGTTCTTCTTTTTGATCTCATCGATCTGGGAGTCGAGTTCCGTTTCGGAAATCGAGACCTTGAGGCGGGCGGCCTCCTGTTCGATGAGTATGTCGTTGATCATGCTCTCCAGGACCTGCCGGCGCAACTCGGCGGCCTGCGGGTCGTCGGGCCGCATCGAGACGCCTTGCGTGCGCTGCAGGAGATCGGCCAGGCGCGCGTTGACGTCGAACATGGTGATGAGTTTGCCGTTGACCACGGCAACCACCTTGTCCACCAGTTGGGTGGCCCAAGCTGTGGTGGTCAGGGCGACCAGCAGGACGAGCATGAGACAGATTTTAGGGAGACGGGGCAATGTGATCCTCCGTGAGGGGCTTCCCGGGCATGACAGGACAGGCACGCCACGCCGGCATGGATGCCCCGGTGCGATGCGGCCGCTGCGACGTCCTCCTCCCAGGCTGACGCAACCGCGCATCGGGGGCCTATAAACGTTTTTACCAACCCAGGCAATCGTGGTCCCGGCCACCCGGGCGGACACTCAGGGAAATTCCAGGACCCGGCTCTCTTTTTTCCCCACCACCACTGTGGCTTCCCGGTCGCCGGCACGGTAGGCCACTTCGCTCGGGCTGCCAAGGCGCACGGTCAGCTTCCGGGAAAAGGCGATCCGGTGCGGCTGGCCCGGCTTGAGGTAGACCCGCTCCTCCTGGCCGCCGTCCACGGCAAAGCGGATCCAGCTGGCCTTGACGGCGGTGAACTCCACGGCTCCCGCCTCGTCGGAATGCACCGCTTTCGCGTCAAGCGGGAAGGCGGATGGCGGCGTAAGGGCTTGCTCCGCAGGCGGTGGCGGCGCGGCCGGTTCGTCGTTCCGGCCGGGTTCGGGCGTCGGGGCCGGGTCCTTGTCCGGGGCGGCCTCGGGCGACGGCTGCGGCGCGGCGAGGGGAGCGGCCGGTTCGGCCGCAGCCGCTGCGTCCCCGGCCGGCGGCGAGGCGGCGGCAAGGTCGGCGGCCGGCCTGACACCGGCCCCGGCCTTGTCGGCCAGGACTTTTTCCGCCTGCCCGGCGCTTTCGTCCGGGGCGTGAAGTTCTTCCCGGGCCAGGGCCAGCCCGTTTTGCGGCCGCGTTTGCGCCACAGTGGCCGCCTCCGGTCTTTCTCCGGCCAGAAGCTGTCTGTTGACCGTGATCCGGGCTCCGGCCAGGGCTTCGGCCAGCCAGGCGGCAAAAGTCTTTTCCAGTTTCCGGGCGCCCAGCTCGGCCTCGACTCGGGCATAGGCCTTGGCCGGATCGAAGACGGTTGCGGGCTCGCGAGAAAGGACCACCAGAAACCACGTCTCCGTGTCCGCTCCCAACAGGCCCGAGGCCTCGCCGGGTTTGAGGCCCTTGACCGCCTGGCGCCAGGGTTCGGCCAGATTTTTTTCCGGCACCGTGGCCTCGCGCACCGTGATGCCGTCAAGGCTTTCGAGGGAAGCGGACTGTCCGGATTTGCGCCAGGCGGTCAGGGCCGCCTGGACGGCCTCGGCTTCGCGGCCGCGCACCTCGGCCAGGCGCACCCGGGCCGGCCGGGTGAAGGCATCGATGTGTTCCTTATAATAGGCCGCGGCCTCGGAAACATCCACGCGTGCGTTTTGCCGCAGGACTTCCCGGGAAAATTTGGCCAGGGCCAGACGGTCGCCGAGGACCTCGCGCCAGCGGCCGAGGTCGATGCGCTCCTCAAGGAGCATCCGTTCGAAGGCGTCGCCGGAATCGCCGGTGGCATAGTCGGCCCGCACCTGCGCCTCGGCCGCCTCCACTTCGGCCGGCGTGACCGCGAGCCCAAGCCGGGCCAGCTCCTGGCGTACGAGCCTGGCCACGATCATGTCGGCCAATACGGCCCCGTACTCGGCCCGCAATTGCTCGACCGCGGGATTGCCGGCCTCGGGCGCGCCGAGGCGGCCAAGGCCGTGGCGCGCCTCCAGATCCGGCAGCCGGATGGGCGCGCCGTTGACCACGGCCACCACCCCGGGCTCCCTGGCCGCATCCTGCTTGCAGCCGGCGGCCAGGGCCGCCAAGGCGACGGCCAGGGCAACGGCCGTCAGCCGGCGAAACAGGATGCGGCCGTCGGTCACGACGCCCCCCCCTCTTCGCCGAGGGCGGCCAGTTCCCTGGCCCAGGCGGCCACGGCCTCTGGCAGGGGCAGGGTCTGGTCAAGGGGCAAGGCGAGGCGGCCCGGCGGCAGGAGCTTGACGCCCTGGCCCCGGCTGCCGGCAAAGGCCACCACTCGGTCCAAGGAAACGGCCGCGCCTTCGGCCTCGAAGGACACTACGAGCCGGGATGGCGCGATCTCGGCCTTCTGGGCCCCCAGGCGCGAGAGCACCTGCTTCAAGGCCAAAACGGCCCGGAAATTGTCCACTTCCGGCGGCTGGGGACCGAACCGGTCACGGATTTCGGCCATGAGTTCGGCCAGCCGCTCTTCGGTCCGGGCCGTGGACAGGGCCTTGTAGAGCCGCAGCCGATCGGAAGCCTCGGGCACGTAGCGTTCCGGGATGCGGGCCGGAATGCCAAGCGTCAGCTCCGGCTCGGTCCGCTCCTTGACCGGTTCGCCCTTGAGCCGCCCCACTTCCTCGGCCAGCATCTCCAGGAACATGTCGAGGCCGATGCGGGCGATATGCCCGGACTGGGCCTCGCCGAGGATGTTGCCGGCCCCGCGCAGGCGCAGGTCCTCCATGGCCACCTGGAACCCGGCCCCGAGGTAGTCCATGTCGAGGATGACGCGCAGGCGCTTTCGGGCCAGTTCCGGCACCTTCTCGATGCTCGGCACCACGAAATAGGCGTAGGCCTGCCGGGGCGAGCGCCCGACCCGGCCGCGCAGCTGGTAGAGCTGCCCCAGGCCGAACATGTGGGCGTTGTCCACCACAAGCGTGTTGGCCCGGGGGAAGTCCAGGCCGGACTCGATGATCGAGGTGCAGACCAGAATGTCGGTCTCGCCGTGCCAGAAGCCGTGCATGGCCTCCTCGAGCGCCGTCTCGGACATCTGGCCGTGGGCCATGGCCACCTTGGCCTCCGGGGCGAGCGTCTTGACGAAGGCGGCCACATCCTCCAGGCCCTGGACCCGGTTGTGGACCCAGAAGACCTGGCCCTGGCGTTCGAGCTCCCGGCGCAGCACTTCCTTTAAAAAGGCCTCGTCGCGTTCGACGAGGGCGGTTTCCACGGTTTTTCTCTCGGCCGGCGGGGTCTCAATAACCGAAAGGCCCCGCACGCCGGAAAGGGACAGTTGCAGGGTGCGCGGGATGGGCGTGGCGGTCAGGGTCAGGGCATCGATGTTCTTTTTGAAGGCCTTGAGGCGTTCCTTGTGCTTGACCCCGAACCGCTGCTCCTCATCCAGAATGAGAAGCCCGATGTTGGGAATGGTCACGTCGGCGGAGAGGATGCGGTGGGTGCCGATCAGGATGTCCACCTCGCCGCGGGCGACCGACTCCAGCACCACCTTGCGGCGCTTGGGCGACACGAAGCGCGAGAGCATCTCCACCCGGACCGGGAAACCCTCCAGGCGGGCCGCGAAATTTTGGTAGTGCTGCTCGGCCAGGACCGTGGTCGGACAGAGCATGGCCACCTGCTTGCCGTCGAGCACGGCCCGGAAGGCGGCCCTCAGGGCCACCTCGGTCTTGCCGAAGCCGACGTCGCCGCAGACGAGCCGGTCCATGGGCTCGGGCCGCTCCATGTCGGCCAGCACCTCGGCGATGGCCTTTTCCTGGTCCGGGGTCTCCTCGAAGCCGAAGGTGGCCTCGAATTCGAGGTAGAGCTCGTTGGTCGGACCGTAGGCATAGCCCTTGGCCACCTGTCGGTAGGCGTACATCTCGACCAGGTCGGCGGCGATGCGTTCGATGGCCTTCTTGGCCCGTTCGCGCACGGACTTCCACCGGGCCCCGCCCAGGCGGTCAAGCGGGGGCGAGATGCCTTCGGGACCCTTGTAGCGCTGCATGAGCCCCAGCCGGTCGGCCGGAAGATAGAGCTTGTCGTCGTCGGCGAAGACCAGGAGCAGGTAATCGCCGCCGGTGGCGTCCACGGTCATGCGAGTAAGCCCCTCGAAGGTGGCCACGCCGTAGTCGCGGTGGACGATCAGATCGCCGGGACGGATGTCGTCAAAGGAGGTCAGGCCCTTGAAATCCTTGTCCCTCCGCCCTTCCCCGCCCGCGCCCGAAGCCTCGGGGTGGAGAATGTCCTCGGGCAGGATCCGGGTGTCGCGCCAGGCAAGCTCCATGCCGTGGCGAAGGCCCGAGAGCAGGGCGTAGAGGCCGGGTTCGCCCGGGCTGTAGCCGGTGCGAAAGGCCAGTCCCTCGGGCTCGATCATCTGGAGGAACTTCTTGCGGGACCGTTCGCCGTGAAAGGACAGGATGGTCTGGCCGTGGCCGTTCCATTCCTTGAGGGCCGCGGTCAGGGTGGTCCAGGGCCGCTTGTCCGAGCCGGGTTTCCAGAAAAGATCCCCGAACCGCTCCAGGGTCTTTTCCGACAGGTCCGGACCGTGGCGTCCCCGGCCCATGACCAGGTCTTCGAAAAGGATGCGCCGGCCGGCTACCAGGGCCTTTCGAGCCATGTTCTCGGGCCAGAGAATCCGGGAGGTCGGCCAGGGGTGGCCCCGCTCCTTGGTCTCGGCCTCGAAAAACCGCCGCCAGGCGTGCTCCACCTCTTCCAGGCGCTCCTTGACCTTGGTCGCGTCGCACACGATCCAGGCGGCGTCCTCGGGGAACCAGGCCGACAGTTCCACCGGCCGTTCGTAGAAGAGTCCGGGCCAGATGCCGCCGTCGGCGGCTGCGACCGCCGCCTCCAGGTGGCTTTTGGCCGCGCGGTGCAGTTCGCCCGTGCCGGCGATGGTCTCCCACAGGGAAGCGGCCTCTTCCTTGAAGGTCTCGGACAGGACGGCCGGCGCGGCTGGCACGAAGACGGCTTCCGAAAGCTCGGCCAGGGACCGCTGGGACCCGGCGTCGAACCGGCGGATCGCTTCCACGGTGTCGCCGAAAAATTCCAGGCGCAGGGGATTTTCATAGCCCGGGGGGAAGATGTCCAGAATGTCGCCGCGAAGGGAGAATTCGCCCGGGTTCGTGACCATGGGCGTGCGCTTGTAGCCCCACAAGACGGCCTGCTCGGCAATGAGGTCCCGGGGCAGCTCCTCGCCCACGGCCACGGTCAGGATATTGCCTTCGAGGGCCCGGGGCGGCGGCCACTTGGGCAGGAGGTTGTCGGCCGTGAAAAGAAGGATGCGCGGTCCGCTGCCCATGGCGGCGTAGGCCAGAAAGGCCATGCGTCTGGCCCAGAACGCGCCGCTTGGCCGGCCCGGGGCGTAGGACGGCAGGGCCATGTAGGGCGCGGCCCACAGCGACCCGGGCGAGGCCGGGGCCACGAGGTCAAGGAGCGAGGCGATTTTGGCCAGTTCGGTATGGCCCGGGGTCACCACCACGGCGGACTGGCCACGGCCGAGCGCCTCGGCGGCCAAAAACGCCAAGGTGGCTGGTCCGCTTTTGTAGACCGAGGCGGAATCCGGGCTGGCCAGGAGATCGGAAAGGGAGGGAGTGCGGGACAAGGCATGCCTCTTGAAAAAAAACACGGGATGGCCGCCGCCACGGGTGTGGCGGCGGCCGGGAATGCGAAAGAGCAAAACGGACGGGCCGAAACGACGGCCACGGCACTCTTCGTGCGCGCAAACCGTCGGCCGCCCGCAAAAAACGTCTCGCGAAAAAGCCTAGAAAGAAGTGCCGAGCATGTCGCGTTCTTCGCCGGACAAAAGCTTGTTGAGGTCAAGGAGGATCAGCAGCCGGTCCTCGAGCTTGCCCACACCGCTTATGTACTCCGATTCCAGCCCCGACACGACCGGTGGTGGCGGTTCCACCGTGCTGGCGGGTATGCGCAGCACCTCGGAGACGGAATCGACCACAAAGCCGACGATCATATTGTTGATTTCAATGACGATAATCCGGGTATGCTTGTCGTGGTCCCGGGTGGACAGCCCGAACCGGCGACGCAGGTCGATGATGGGTATGACCTTGCCCCGCAGGTTGATCACGCCTTCGACAAATTCCGGGGCGCGCGGGACCTTGGTGATATCCATCATGCGGATGATCTCCTG encodes:
- a CDS encoding SurA N-terminal domain-containing protein; this encodes MPRLPKICLMLVLLVALTTTAWATQLVDKVVAVVNGKLITMFDVNARLADLLQRTQGVSMRPDDPQAAELRRQVLESMINDILIEQEAARLKVSISETELDSQIDEIKKKNNLTQQQFVAELNKEGMTLKDFRERMRLDSVKKRLLGFMVHRKVLVTDDEIRDYYEKNKGALPTAKSILGPKVSGTIGFIMVATKKQADDLRAQITSGSLKFSDAAKKYSIGPGRDQGGDLGDVQAKDLAPPLRDALKSVPAGQVSPPVMLDGKAVLLVLRTGAASTPAPAAPAPTPAGGPSFEGARDQIQEMLYKQKFDKLFQEYIDNLRSKAVIEIKL
- the mfd gene encoding transcription-repair coupling factor; protein product: MSRTPSLSDLLASPDSASVYKSGPATLAFLAAEALGRGQSAVVVTPGHTELAKIASLLDLVAPASPGSLWAAPYMALPSYAPGRPSGAFWARRMAFLAYAAMGSGPRILLFTADNLLPKWPPPRALEGNILTVAVGEELPRDLIAEQAVLWGYKRTPMVTNPGEFSLRGDILDIFPPGYENPLRLEFFGDTVEAIRRFDAGSQRSLAELSEAVFVPAAPAVLSETFKEEAASLWETIAGTGELHRAAKSHLEAAVAAADGGIWPGLFYERPVELSAWFPEDAAWIVCDATKVKERLEEVEHAWRRFFEAETKERGHPWPTSRILWPENMARKALVAGRRILFEDLVMGRGRHGPDLSEKTLERFGDLFWKPGSDKRPWTTLTAALKEWNGHGQTILSFHGERSRKKFLQMIEPEGLAFRTGYSPGEPGLYALLSGLRHGMELAWRDTRILPEDILHPEASGAGGEGRRDKDFKGLTSFDDIRPGDLIVHRDYGVATFEGLTRMTVDATGGDYLLLVFADDDKLYLPADRLGLMQRYKGPEGISPPLDRLGGARWKSVRERAKKAIERIAADLVEMYAYRQVAKGYAYGPTNELYLEFEATFGFEETPDQEKAIAEVLADMERPEPMDRLVCGDVGFGKTEVALRAAFRAVLDGKQVAMLCPTTVLAEQHYQNFAARLEGFPVRVEMLSRFVSPKRRKVVLESVARGEVDILIGTHRILSADVTIPNIGLLILDEEQRFGVKHKERLKAFKKNIDALTLTATPIPRTLQLSLSGVRGLSVIETPPAERKTVETALVERDEAFLKEVLRRELERQGQVFWVHNRVQGLEDVAAFVKTLAPEAKVAMAHGQMSETALEEAMHGFWHGETDILVCTSIIESGLDFPRANTLVVDNAHMFGLGQLYQLRGRVGRSPRQAYAYFVVPSIEKVPELARKRLRVILDMDYLGAGFQVAMEDLRLRGAGNILGEAQSGHIARIGLDMFLEMLAEEVGRLKGEPVKERTEPELTLGIPARIPERYVPEASDRLRLYKALSTARTEERLAELMAEIRDRFGPQPPEVDNFRAVLALKQVLSRLGAQKAEIAPSRLVVSFEAEGAAVSLDRVVAFAGSRGQGVKLLPPGRLALPLDQTLPLPEAVAAWARELAALGEEGGAS
- a CDS encoding peptidylprolyl isomerase; protein product: MTDGRILFRRLTAVALAVALAALAAGCKQDAAREPGVVAVVNGAPIRLPDLEARHGLGRLGAPEAGNPAVEQLRAEYGAVLADMIVARLVRQELARLGLAVTPAEVEAAEAQVRADYATGDSGDAFERMLLEERIDLGRWREVLGDRLALAKFSREVLRQNARVDVSEAAAYYKEHIDAFTRPARVRLAEVRGREAEAVQAALTAWRKSGQSASLESLDGITVREATVPEKNLAEPWRQAVKGLKPGEASGLLGADTETWFLVVLSREPATVFDPAKAYARVEAELGARKLEKTFAAWLAEALAGARITVNRQLLAGERPEAATVAQTRPQNGLALAREELHAPDESAGQAEKVLADKAGAGVRPAADLAAASPPAGDAAAAAEPAAPLAAPQPSPEAAPDKDPAPTPEPGRNDEPAAPPPPAEQALTPPSAFPLDAKAVHSDEAGAVEFTAVKASWIRFAVDGGQEERVYLKPGQPHRIAFSRKLTVRLGSPSEVAYRAGDREATVVVGKKESRVLEFP
- a CDS encoding chemotaxis protein CheW, encoding MEETLKKQDAELLQLVTFSIGEEEFGVDILSVQEIIRMMDITKVPRAPEFVEGVINLRGKVIPIIDLRRRFGLSTRDHDKHTRIIVIEINNMIVGFVVDSVSEVLRIPASTVEPPPPVVSGLESEYISGVGKLEDRLLILLDLNKLLSGEERDMLGTSF
- a CDS encoding RodZ domain-containing protein, translating into MDLRELGTILREERERQGLTIEDVSDKIKITRSCLTAIEEGNQSVLPHPVYAKGFIKNYARLLGVDQEEFNRRLSQVYQPEEPVVGNVSLIKDIPEDDCGCAVKPASKVPLVPALLCLVAFLAVAGLGWYLFAHVLAKSGDETESAAPQATAKPAAPPLASESEPARPVPVVPRPAEQAPPPQTPAPAAETPAPVAPPAPKAEATTLPEPSAEDRATQDIATSGPSAPAAPAIPVAPEPAAPAPSAKAFTVGEHGPHTVTIVANDRCWLQAGADGGTMHETMLEKGDTFTGRFADYLLVRLGNAPGVEIRFDNKLYPFQAGKGSVKTLKFVAKKTPDEAAQAVPGAPAPSQAPAVPTTPVAPAATAPALGGEAVPGAGAKEVEIYGQDGSWVIVNPDKGPSKEIYVKKGQRLTVPFSEKIEIKLGNPSSVIFRYDGKETPVVTEKGAVKTIRFP